From Rutidosis leptorrhynchoides isolate AG116_Rl617_1_P2 chromosome 3, CSIRO_AGI_Rlap_v1, whole genome shotgun sequence, a single genomic window includes:
- the LOC139899524 gene encoding small ribosomal subunit protein eS4 translates to MARGLKKHMKRLNAPKHWMLDKLGGAFAPKPSSGPHKARECLPLILILRNRLKYALTYREVQSILMQRHVLVDNKVRTDKTYPAGFMDVVSIPKTNESFRLLYDTKGRFRLHSIRDEESKFKLCKVRSVQFGSKGIPYINTYDGRTIRYPDPLIKANDTIKFDLESQKIVDFIKFDVGNVVMVTGGRNTGRVGILKNREKHKGSFETVHIQDSTGHEFATRLGNVFTLGKGSKPWVSLPKGKGIKLTIIEEARKRRAAQEAAA, encoded by the exons ATG GCTCGAGGTTTGAAGAAGCACATGAAGAGGCTCAATGCGCCAAAGCATTGGATGCTTGACAAACTTGGTGGTGCTTTT GCTCCTAAACCATCGTCTGGGCCTCACAAAGCTAGGGAATGCCTGCCCTTGATTCTTATTTTGAGGAATAGGCTCAAGTATGCTTTGACATACCGTGAGGTGCAGTCAATTCTGATGCAACGTCATGTTCTAGTTGACAACAAGGTCAGGACTGACAAGACTTATCCAGCTGGGTTCATGG ATGTTGTTTCGATTCCCAAGACAAATGAAAGTTTCCGCCTTTTGTATGATACTAAAGGCCGATTCAGATTGCACTCAATCAGGGATGAAGAGTCAAAG TTCAAATTGTGCAAGGTTCGTTCTGTCCAGTTTGGTTCTAAGGGCATTCCTTACATCAACACTTATGATGGGCGTACCATCCGCTACCCTGACCCTCTTATCAAGGCCAATGACACCATCAAGTTTGATCTTGAATCTCAGAAGATtgtcgatttcatcaagtttgacgTTGGGAACGTTGTTATGGTGACTGGTGGAAGAAATACAGGCCGTGTTGGGATCCTCAAGAACAGGGAGAAACATAAGGGAAGCTTTGAAACTGTGCACATCCAGGATTCTACTGGGCATGAGTTTGCTACTCGTTTGGGCAATGTGTTTACCCTTGGAAAGGGTTCGAAGCCTTGGGTGTCTCTCCCTAAGGGTAAGGGTATTAAGTTGACCATCATTGAAGAAGCCAGAAAGAGGCGAGCTGCCCAAGAAGCCGCTGCATAG